One window from the genome of Paramisgurnus dabryanus chromosome 20, PD_genome_1.1, whole genome shotgun sequence encodes:
- the nsmce4a gene encoding non-structural maintenance of chromosomes element 4 homolog A: protein MGDEDEIGAGPSGISEEDDDPARRREIRSKYRDLINSVQQNRDDMLNPANNKLTDVLEEANRLFANVKQAREAALDAQLLVLATDLGKEKASQLHAEGSAFDPSAFAEHLLSFMGLNRLEDDDDPNGNLNGYLPQDAWQKLAKRSQCCFRTAPSFHYMLGSFLAEPPPPRQRVERQRKAASKEAKRIMPTQLKKMEESHQEATEKEVERILGCLQGYFADDPEDPISYYEFVIDPNSFSRTVENIFHTSFLIRDGLARIYLDKDGLPCIAQVEEGEMEPGGATTRHQCVISISQKSWREMIEAFEIKQALIPAPKNVSQES, encoded by the exons ATGGGTGATGAAGATGAGATTGGTGCTGGTCCCTCAGGTATCAGTGAGGAAGATGATGATCCAGCACGCAGAAGAGAGATCAGGAGCAAATACAGGGATCTCATCAATTCTGTCCAAC AAAATCGGGACGACATGTTAAACCCTGCTAACAATAAGCTCACGGATGTTTTGGAAGAAGCCAACAGACTTTTTGCAAATG TTAAACAGGCTCGGGAAGCAGCGCTGGACGCACAGCTCCTGGTACTTGCCACTGACTTAGGGAAGGAGAAAGCAAGCCAACTACATGCAGAAGGCTCTGCTTTTGACCCCAGTGCATTTGCAGAACATTTG TTGTCTTTCATGGGACTGAATCGCTTGGAGGACGACGATGATCCGAATGGAAATTTGAATGGGTATTTGCCACAAGATGCCTGGCAGAAACTGGCAAAAAGATCTCAGTGCTGCTTCAGGACAGCCCCATCATTCCACTACAT GCTGGGCTCATTTTTGGCCGAGCCTCCTCCACCACGCCAGAGGGTGGAAAGACAGAGAAAAGCAGCCAGTAAAGAAGCAAAGCGAATTATGCCCACTCAG CTTAAGAAAATGGAGGAGTCGCACCAAGAAGCAACAGAAAAGGAGGTTGAAAGAATTCTTGGATGTCTGCAGGGTTACTTTGCTGATGACC CTGAGGATCCAATTTCGTACTACGAGTTTGTCATTGACCCGAACTCCTTCTCAAGAACTGTTGAGAACATCTTTCATACATCTTTTctcataagg GACGGTCTGGCAAGGATCTACTTAGACAAGGATGGGCTTCCTTGTATAG CGCAAGTAGAAGAAGGTGAGATGGAGCCCGGTGGAGCGACCACCCGTCATCAGTGTGTAATCTCCATCAGTCAGAAAAGCTGGAGG gaAATGATTGAAGCCTTTGAAATTAAGCAGGCTTTAATTCCGGCTCCAAAAAATGTGTCGCAGGAAAGTTAA